The Spirosoma oryzicola genome window below encodes:
- a CDS encoding sialate O-acetylesterase has translation MGKIFTTATLLLTFLLLSLTGSAQDKNFYIFLCFGQSNMEGNAKIEPQDTVNVNPRFQVMEAVDCPALNRTKGNWYTAVPPLCRCRTGLTPADYFGRELVANLPEKVRVGVINVAVGGCKIELFDKDHYEAYTVDVPGWMKNMIKEYDGNPYGRLVEMAKLAQKDGVIKGILLHQGESNTGDTLWTQKVKVVYDNLMHDLNLKPKKVPLLAGETVNADQEGKCASMNKIIATLPQTIKNAHVISSAGCTDSADNLHFNAAGYRELGKRYAATMLNLLGHKMAQ, from the coding sequence ATGGGAAAGATTTTCACAACCGCTACGCTACTCCTGACCTTCCTGTTGCTGAGCCTGACCGGATCAGCCCAGGACAAAAACTTTTACATTTTCCTCTGTTTCGGGCAGTCCAACATGGAGGGGAACGCCAAAATTGAACCGCAGGATACGGTCAATGTGAACCCACGGTTTCAGGTAATGGAAGCCGTCGATTGCCCCGCGCTCAACCGGACGAAAGGGAATTGGTATACGGCTGTTCCGCCACTTTGCCGCTGCCGAACCGGTCTCACACCCGCCGATTATTTTGGCCGCGAATTGGTGGCGAACCTTCCCGAAAAAGTCCGGGTGGGTGTCATCAACGTCGCGGTAGGTGGCTGCAAAATCGAGCTGTTCGACAAGGATCATTACGAGGCTTACACGGTCGATGTGCCGGGGTGGATGAAGAACATGATCAAGGAGTACGACGGTAACCCCTACGGCCGACTGGTCGAGATGGCGAAACTGGCGCAGAAAGATGGCGTGATCAAAGGTATTCTGCTGCACCAGGGCGAGTCGAATACAGGCGATACGCTGTGGACGCAAAAGGTGAAAGTCGTTTATGACAACCTGATGCACGACCTGAACCTGAAACCCAAAAAAGTGCCGCTGCTGGCGGGCGAAACGGTCAACGCGGATCAGGAAGGGAAATGCGCCAGCATGAACAAAATCATTGCCACGCTCCCACAAACCATTAAAAACGCGCACGTCATCTCGTCGGCGGGCTGTACGGATTCTGCCGATAATTTGCACTTCAATGCCGCTGGCTATCGGGAATTAGGAAAACGCTATGCCGCAACTATGCTGAATTTGTTGGGCCATAAAATGGCCCAGTGA
- a CDS encoding alpha/beta hydrolase, protein MPLYPGAIPNEKATSVQETYTSGMYKNVSKPTLEVYLPAKEKATGTAVVIIPGGGYGVVVYQGEGISIAKAFAEKGVTAFILKYRLPSDAIMPDKKIGPLQDAQQAIKVVRENAEKWNVDKARIGVIGFSAGGHLASTAATHFEKSYIENGQNTSLRPDFQILVYPVISMQDSLTHGGSHDNLLGKNPSRQDVELFSNELQVRANTPPTYLTHAADDKLVDVDNSIVYFEKLRHLKVPVEMHIYPKGDHGFIFRHPGWMEPLFAWMKQNKWMNE, encoded by the coding sequence ATGCCTTTGTATCCGGGTGCTATTCCGAACGAAAAGGCGACAAGCGTGCAGGAAACCTACACGTCGGGGATGTACAAAAACGTCTCGAAACCCACGCTGGAAGTGTATTTGCCCGCCAAAGAAAAGGCTACGGGTACGGCGGTCGTTATCATTCCTGGTGGAGGGTATGGGGTGGTGGTGTATCAGGGTGAGGGTATAAGCATCGCCAAGGCTTTTGCCGAAAAAGGGGTGACCGCGTTCATTCTAAAATACCGTCTGCCCAGCGATGCCATCATGCCCGACAAGAAAATCGGTCCCTTGCAGGATGCGCAGCAGGCCATAAAGGTGGTACGCGAAAATGCCGAAAAATGGAATGTCGACAAAGCCAGGATTGGCGTCATCGGATTTTCGGCGGGGGGGCATCTGGCATCTACGGCAGCTACGCATTTTGAAAAATCATACATCGAAAACGGCCAGAATACCAGTCTTCGTCCTGATTTTCAAATTCTGGTGTATCCGGTTATCAGTATGCAGGACAGCCTGACGCACGGGGGCTCGCACGACAACTTGCTGGGTAAAAATCCGTCGCGGCAGGACGTCGAGCTATTTTCGAACGAGTTGCAGGTTCGGGCCAATACGCCACCCACCTACCTGACCCACGCGGCCGACGACAAACTGGTCGATGTTGACAACAGCATTGTTTATTTCGAAAAACTGAGACATCTGAAGGTGCCAGTTGAAATGCATATCTATCCCAAAGGTGATCACGGGTTTATTTTCCGTCATCCCGGTTGGATGGAGCCCCTGTTTGCCTGGATGAAACAGAATAAATGGATGAACGAGTAA
- a CDS encoding carboxylesterase/lipase family protein — protein MNHPFFRCLFTVGALLCVFSAAYTQPTPAKVEGGLVQGTSEDGLTVFRGIPFAAPPVGELRWKAPQPVARWEGVRETKKFASAPVQGGNPPSGKSEDCLYLNVWSPAKSAGERLPVLVWIYGGGFSFGATSEPSYSGENLAKKGVVLVSIAYRVGPLGFLAHPELSNETAQHVSGNYGLLDMIAGLQWVQKNIAAFGGDPGKVTIFGESAGGIAVSMLCASPLAKGLFHGAISQSGGSFGPSRPTTYPGENMKSLRQAEKEGEAYAQKAGASSLVELRKMDADKLPGGWGVGSAWPIVDGYVVPDDQSKLYEAGKYNHVPVLVGYNSDEGASFSPPKTPQEYIESTKKRYGKFADDLLKAYPVGESNVPKTARDLMRDAAFGWQTWSWARLQAKTSKAKVFYYYFDQHPDYPADSPKAGSGSGHGLEVSYVFEHLNPSNPQTTKTDLAISNAMGTYWTNFAKYGDPNGKGVPKWPVFSQASPTVLYFSQTPHTGPVPDAASLEVLNRYFEWRRTPEGEAWAK, from the coding sequence ATGAATCATCCCTTTTTCAGGTGCTTGTTCACGGTTGGCGCCCTGCTTTGCGTTTTTAGCGCAGCTTATACGCAACCAACCCCGGCAAAAGTAGAAGGTGGTCTGGTGCAGGGAACGTCTGAAGATGGCCTGACCGTTTTCCGGGGCATCCCGTTTGCGGCCCCGCCCGTCGGGGAATTACGCTGGAAGGCTCCGCAGCCCGTCGCCAGGTGGGAGGGGGTGCGCGAAACGAAAAAATTTGCCTCTGCGCCCGTACAAGGGGGTAATCCACCATCGGGAAAAAGTGAAGATTGCCTGTACCTGAATGTGTGGAGTCCGGCGAAATCGGCTGGTGAACGTCTGCCGGTGCTGGTCTGGATTTACGGGGGTGGGTTCAGCTTCGGCGCTACGTCGGAACCGAGCTACAGCGGGGAGAACCTAGCGAAGAAAGGCGTTGTGCTGGTCAGCATTGCCTACCGGGTTGGTCCGCTTGGCTTTCTGGCGCACCCGGAATTAAGCAACGAAACTGCGCAGCACGTCTCCGGAAATTACGGGCTGCTCGACATGATCGCCGGTCTTCAATGGGTCCAGAAAAATATTGCCGCGTTCGGGGGCGATCCGGGCAAAGTAACCATTTTCGGCGAGTCGGCGGGGGGCATTGCCGTTAGTATGCTTTGTGCTTCTCCGCTGGCGAAAGGGCTATTTCACGGAGCGATTTCGCAGAGCGGAGGTTCGTTCGGCCCATCCCGACCGACGACGTATCCGGGCGAGAACATGAAGAGTCTTCGTCAGGCCGAAAAGGAAGGTGAAGCCTATGCCCAGAAAGCTGGCGCGTCGTCGCTGGTGGAGTTGCGCAAAATGGATGCCGATAAACTGCCGGGCGGCTGGGGCGTGGGCTCGGCCTGGCCCATTGTCGATGGCTACGTCGTTCCAGACGATCAGTCCAAGCTGTACGAAGCCGGAAAATATAACCACGTACCGGTGTTGGTCGGCTATAATTCTGACGAAGGAGCCAGCTTTAGCCCGCCAAAAACCCCGCAGGAATACATCGAGAGTACTAAAAAGCGGTACGGAAAATTTGCTGATGATCTGCTGAAAGCGTATCCGGTTGGGGAAAGCAACGTACCGAAAACCGCCCGGGATCTGATGCGCGACGCGGCCTTTGGCTGGCAGACCTGGAGTTGGGCCAGACTTCAGGCCAAAACCAGCAAGGCGAAGGTGTTCTACTACTATTTCGACCAGCATCCCGACTACCCCGCCGATTCACCCAAAGCGGGGTCCGGCTCAGGACATGGTCTGGAGGTTTCGTACGTATTCGAACATCTCAACCCGTCGAATCCGCAAACGACCAAAACCGATCTGGCGATTTCGAATGCGATGGGTACCTACTGGACCAATTTTGCCAAATACGGCGACCCCAATGGCAAGGGCGTTCCAAAGTGGCCGGTTTTTAGCCAGGCTAGCCCCACGGTGTTGTATTTCAGTCAGACACCGCACACCGGCCCGGTTCCCGATGCCGCATCTCTGGAGGTGCTGAACCGGTATTTCGAGTGGCGACGCACCCCCGAAGGCGAAGCCTGGGCCAAGTAA
- a CDS encoding esterase, translated as MLTQTLSLNRFRLLLWGLVCLSGIVLAQPPRGPLVVSPQVNADKTVTFRYLAPAAKEVRLSAQFEKAPVPMTKGDQGIWSVTVGPVKPDIYPYSFQVDGVTVMDPANVAFFPNERFKASLVDVPGDTPLIHAMRNVPHGSVNYEYYPALEGTTGSLVVYTPPGYDQNPTKKYPVFYLISGTTDTEETFFKVGRTNLILDNMIAEGKAKPMIIVMPYGNIAARVAEQKGGSKPADPTVRDGADAVKRANDFATDLVSHVIPYVEKSYRTLSNRDNRAIGGFSRGGGQTLRTAFGNMDKFAWVCSYSSYLSPTEMDRSFPQIGSNPDNTNKQLKLLWVSVGSDDFLYKGTVEFMDYLKAKKVNYKSLITDGGHTWMNVKKYVAETTPLLFQ; from the coding sequence ATGTTAACGCAAACCCTCTCCTTAAACCGCTTCCGACTCCTCTTGTGGGGGCTGGTTTGCCTGTCTGGTATCGTGCTGGCCCAGCCACCGCGCGGGCCGCTGGTGGTGTCGCCCCAGGTGAATGCCGATAAAACCGTTACGTTTCGCTACCTCGCTCCTGCCGCCAAAGAGGTGAGGCTGAGTGCGCAGTTTGAGAAGGCGCCCGTGCCGATGACCAAAGGCGATCAGGGCATCTGGAGCGTTACGGTTGGGCCCGTGAAGCCCGATATATATCCGTACAGTTTTCAGGTCGATGGTGTAACGGTCATGGACCCCGCTAACGTCGCGTTTTTTCCAAACGAGCGGTTTAAGGCCAGTCTGGTCGATGTACCGGGCGATACGCCCCTGATTCACGCTATGCGAAATGTGCCACACGGGTCGGTCAACTACGAATATTACCCGGCGCTGGAAGGCACAACCGGCTCGCTGGTGGTGTACACGCCACCGGGCTACGACCAGAATCCAACCAAAAAGTATCCGGTTTTCTACCTCATCAGTGGCACGACCGACACGGAAGAAACCTTCTTTAAAGTGGGCAGAACCAACCTGATTCTAGATAATATGATTGCAGAAGGCAAAGCGAAACCCATGATCATCGTCATGCCCTACGGAAATATTGCCGCCCGCGTTGCCGAGCAGAAAGGAGGGAGCAAACCCGCCGATCCAACCGTACGCGACGGGGCCGATGCCGTAAAACGGGCCAACGATTTTGCGACGGATCTGGTGAGTCACGTCATACCGTATGTCGAGAAATCATACCGCACGCTGAGCAACCGAGACAATCGGGCCATTGGCGGCTTCTCGCGCGGGGGCGGTCAGACACTACGTACGGCCTTTGGCAACATGGACAAGTTCGCATGGGTATGCAGCTACAGTTCGTATCTGTCGCCCACCGAAATGGATCGGAGCTTTCCGCAGATTGGCAGTAACCCCGACAACACGAACAAGCAACTGAAACTGCTGTGGGTGAGCGTCGGCAGCGACGATTTTCTGTACAAAGGTACCGTTGAATTTATGGATTACCTGAAAGCGAAGAAGGTGAACTACAAAAGCTTGATCACCGACGGCGGTCACACTTGGATGAATGTCAAGAAGTACGTTGCCGAAACCACCCCTTTACTCTTTCAATAG
- a CDS encoding esterase has translation MKPINYLLYTLLFSASTVLAQRPPAISSPDVHPDHSVTFRYFSRNAQKVTLNGEFLKAPVALTKDTSGIWSVTVPPIKPDIYPYSFRVDSVETADPNNTYIFANERFKRSIVDVPGDQPLIHSLQNVPHGKISYRTYQSSTLGRPRNLLIYTPPGFNPNGKTKYPVLYLIHGGSDTEETWTKVGRANLIADNLIAQGKAKPMLIVMPYGNVRPSPMADFTQDMVKDIVPFVEANYPVVKDSKSRAVAGFSVGGGQTLNIGLTNPSTFAYVCSYAPYTATDEFKKNFTDWSPNADQMNKQLKLFTISVGTEDFLYEPVKQNIAMFKEKGLKPDAQIVPGGHTWMNCKLYLATTLPQLFK, from the coding sequence ATGAAACCTATCAACTACCTCTTATACACGTTGCTTTTTTCAGCCAGTACGGTTTTAGCCCAGCGCCCGCCCGCTATCAGCTCGCCCGATGTGCATCCCGACCATAGCGTCACGTTTCGATATTTCTCGCGTAATGCCCAGAAGGTGACCCTGAACGGCGAATTTCTGAAAGCCCCGGTCGCGCTGACGAAAGATACGTCGGGCATCTGGAGCGTTACGGTACCGCCCATTAAACCAGATATTTATCCGTATAGCTTTCGGGTAGATAGCGTGGAAACGGCCGATCCCAACAACACGTATATTTTCGCCAACGAACGCTTCAAACGGAGCATTGTCGATGTCCCCGGCGATCAGCCGCTGATTCATTCGCTTCAGAACGTACCGCACGGCAAAATCAGTTACCGGACCTACCAATCCTCGACGCTGGGGCGGCCTCGTAATCTACTGATCTATACGCCACCCGGTTTCAATCCGAATGGTAAAACCAAATACCCTGTGCTTTATCTGATTCACGGTGGTTCCGACACGGAAGAAACCTGGACCAAAGTAGGTCGTGCCAACCTGATTGCGGACAATTTAATCGCGCAGGGCAAAGCCAAACCCATGCTGATTGTGATGCCCTACGGCAACGTGCGTCCGAGCCCAATGGCTGATTTTACCCAGGATATGGTGAAGGACATTGTGCCGTTCGTGGAGGCCAACTACCCGGTGGTGAAAGACAGCAAAAGCCGGGCGGTGGCCGGTTTCTCGGTGGGCGGTGGCCAGACGCTGAACATCGGCCTGACCAATCCTTCCACCTTCGCCTACGTGTGTTCCTACGCGCCCTACACGGCTACCGACGAGTTCAAAAAGAACTTCACCGACTGGTCGCCCAACGCCGACCAGATGAATAAACAATTGAAACTGTTTACTATCAGCGTCGGGACCGAGGATTTTTTGTATGAGCCGGTGAAGCAAAACATCGCCATGTTCAAGGAGAAAGGCCTCAAACCCGACGCCCAGATCGTACCCGGCGGCCACACCTGGATGAACTGCAAGCTGTACTTAGCCACGACCTTACCGCAGCTTTTCAAATAA
- a CDS encoding alpha/beta hydrolase-fold protein, with translation MTKKTVAALVIAALTSATSFAQTNQTVAEDFKPSTLNQPGQEYPQVNSQGYARFRIKAPKADSVRVSLGLGGRGGTILTKGDDGFWTGTTAGPMDEGFHYYNVTIDGGKFNDPGALNYYGSIRWESGIEIPAHDQDFYALKAVPHGNVQQILFPSKSTNTSRRAFVYTPPGYEKDKSKKYPVLYLQHGWGEDETAWSNQGHANLIMDNLIAEGKTKPFIIVMTYGMTNEVKFGKIREFKIDPFQTVLVDELIPYVDVNFRTLTNRDNRAMAGLSMGGMETKMITLNKPETFGYYGLLSGGVYAPEDLKDKAKPKLVFISCGSKERPDGVQKAATDLKAAGYNAVSYVSDKTAHEFLTWRRSLHELAPLLFN, from the coding sequence ATGACAAAGAAAACAGTAGCCGCGCTAGTGATAGCTGCTCTAACCAGCGCAACCAGTTTTGCGCAGACCAACCAGACGGTAGCGGAGGACTTCAAACCCTCCACGCTCAACCAGCCGGGGCAGGAGTACCCGCAGGTAAACTCCCAGGGGTACGCCCGCTTCCGCATCAAGGCACCCAAAGCCGACAGCGTGCGTGTAAGCTTGGGCCTGGGCGGACGCGGGGGAACGATCCTCACTAAAGGCGACGACGGTTTCTGGACCGGGACGACGGCTGGCCCGATGGACGAAGGATTTCATTATTACAACGTAACCATCGACGGCGGGAAGTTCAACGACCCCGGTGCGCTGAATTATTACGGTTCCATTCGGTGGGAGAGTGGCATCGAGATTCCGGCACACGATCAGGACTTTTACGCGCTGAAAGCGGTACCGCACGGTAATGTTCAGCAGATTCTGTTTCCGTCGAAAAGCACCAACACATCGCGCCGGGCTTTCGTCTACACGCCACCGGGTTACGAGAAAGACAAGTCGAAAAAGTATCCGGTGTTGTATCTGCAACACGGCTGGGGCGAGGACGAAACCGCCTGGAGCAACCAGGGCCACGCGAACCTGATCATGGACAACCTGATCGCCGAAGGGAAAACGAAGCCGTTTATTATCGTGATGACCTACGGCATGACTAACGAGGTGAAATTCGGCAAGATCCGGGAGTTCAAAATCGATCCGTTTCAGACGGTTTTGGTCGATGAGCTGATTCCGTACGTGGATGTCAACTTCCGTACGCTCACCAACCGCGACAACCGGGCGATGGCGGGGCTGTCGATGGGTGGCATGGAAACCAAAATGATTACACTCAACAAGCCGGAGACGTTCGGGTATTATGGCCTGCTCAGCGGTGGTGTCTATGCACCCGAAGACCTGAAAGACAAAGCTAAACCGAAGCTCGTTTTCATTAGCTGTGGCAGCAAAGAACGGCCCGACGGTGTCCAGAAAGCGGCTACCGATCTGAAAGCCGCTGGCTACAACGCCGTGTCGTACGTTTCCGACAAAACCGCTCACGAGTTTCTGACCTGGCGCCGAAGTCTGCACGAACTGGCTCCGCTGCTGTTTAACTAG
- a CDS encoding alpha/beta hydrolase-fold protein gives MKKSILLKWSCVALTVVLSTAIYAQPSDKEMPKGFDQVRAGIPAGKLDSVQYASKTVGSTRKALIYTPPGYSKKKKYPVLYLLHGIGGDDKEWLRGGNPQIILDNLYADKKLEPMIVVMPNGRAMKDDRAIGNIFDKDKVEAFATFEKDLLNDLIPFVEKKYATLTDRDHRAIAGLSMGGGQSLNFGLGNLDKFAWVGGFSSAPNTKRPEELVPNPEEAKKKLKLLWISCGDNDGLITFSKRTHDYLYEKNVPHVYYVEPGVHDFKVWKNGLYMFSQFLFKPVDTTKLTQYTILGTPAATNVRNAKYPQILPDNRVVFRVKAPNAQKVQIDLGKKYDMVKDTAGFWNATTDSISRGIHYYSLLIDDVAVADPASETFYGMSRMASGIEIPDREGGYYAMKDVPHGDIRIKRYLSKASNTWREMYVYTPPGYDANPSEKYPVLYLLHGGGEDQRGWATQGKTDLILDNLIAEKKAKPMLIVMLDGNMGNTGGLAGFNENALRAFENELKQGAIPFVESNFRVQADAKNRALAGLSMGGLQTLYAGIKNTNQFSSLGVFSSGWWANNPKLSDPQYAFMKDNASTINSNLKNFWISQGGKEDIAHQNCQIMMKKFDDMGIKYTYSEYPGGHTWPVWRHDLYMFTPLLFK, from the coding sequence ATGAAGAAAAGTATATTACTGAAATGGTCGTGTGTTGCGCTGACTGTGGTGCTGAGCACGGCAATCTATGCTCAGCCGAGTGACAAAGAAATGCCGAAAGGCTTCGACCAGGTGCGCGCGGGGATCCCTGCCGGAAAACTCGACTCGGTTCAGTATGCTTCGAAAACCGTAGGCTCAACCCGCAAAGCCCTGATTTATACTCCACCGGGTTATTCCAAAAAGAAAAAATATCCGGTGCTGTACCTTCTACACGGAATTGGTGGCGATGACAAAGAATGGCTCCGGGGCGGGAATCCGCAGATCATTCTGGACAATCTGTACGCCGACAAAAAATTAGAGCCGATGATCGTGGTGATGCCGAACGGGCGGGCCATGAAAGACGACCGTGCCATTGGCAACATCTTCGACAAAGACAAAGTGGAAGCATTCGCGACGTTTGAGAAAGACTTGCTGAACGACCTTATTCCGTTTGTCGAGAAAAAGTATGCGACGTTGACAGACCGCGACCACCGGGCCATTGCCGGGCTGTCGATGGGCGGGGGGCAATCCCTGAATTTTGGACTGGGCAATCTGGACAAGTTTGCGTGGGTGGGCGGATTTTCGTCGGCCCCAAATACCAAACGACCGGAAGAGCTGGTTCCCAACCCGGAAGAGGCTAAAAAGAAGCTGAAACTGCTGTGGATTTCGTGTGGCGACAACGACGGACTGATCACGTTCAGCAAACGGACGCACGATTATCTGTACGAGAAAAACGTTCCGCACGTCTACTACGTCGAACCCGGTGTTCACGACTTCAAAGTCTGGAAAAACGGGCTGTACATGTTCTCGCAGTTTCTGTTCAAACCCGTTGATACGACCAAACTCACCCAGTATACGATTCTAGGAACGCCAGCCGCCACGAACGTGCGGAACGCCAAATACCCGCAGATTCTGCCCGACAACCGGGTTGTGTTTCGGGTGAAAGCACCCAACGCCCAGAAAGTGCAGATTGATCTGGGGAAGAAGTATGACATGGTGAAAGACACTGCCGGTTTCTGGAACGCAACGACCGATTCAATCAGCCGGGGAATTCATTACTACTCTCTTTTGATCGACGATGTAGCAGTAGCCGATCCGGCCAGCGAAACGTTTTACGGCATGAGTCGGATGGCCAGCGGCATCGAAATTCCGGATCGGGAAGGGGGTTATTACGCCATGAAAGACGTACCGCACGGCGATATTCGGATCAAGCGTTATCTGTCGAAAGCCTCGAACACCTGGCGGGAAATGTACGTCTACACGCCACCCGGTTACGATGCTAATCCGTCGGAAAAATATCCGGTGCTATACCTCCTGCACGGGGGCGGGGAAGACCAGCGAGGTTGGGCCACGCAGGGCAAAACGGACCTGATATTGGACAACCTGATTGCCGAGAAAAAAGCGAAGCCTATGCTGATTGTGATGCTGGATGGGAACATGGGCAATACGGGTGGGCTAGCCGGATTCAATGAAAATGCCCTTCGTGCGTTCGAAAATGAGTTGAAACAAGGGGCGATTCCGTTTGTCGAAAGTAACTTCCGCGTGCAGGCTGATGCTAAAAATCGGGCGTTGGCGGGCTTGTCGATGGGAGGCTTGCAGACGTTATACGCTGGTATCAAAAACACCAATCAGTTTTCGTCGTTGGGCGTGTTCAGTTCGGGCTGGTGGGCCAATAACCCCAAGCTGTCGGATCCGCAATACGCCTTCATGAAAGACAACGCCAGCACGATCAACAGTAACCTCAAAAACTTCTGGATTTCGCAGGGCGGCAAGGAAGACATTGCCCATCAGAACTGCCAGATCATGATGAAGAAGTTTGACGACATGGGCATCAAATACACCTACAGCGAATATCCCGGTGGGCACACCTGGCCGGTCTGGCGACACGACCTGTATATGTTCACGCCTTTGCTGTTCAAATAA
- a CDS encoding endo-1,4-beta-xylanase, with translation MITQKTILTLGAAVFTLASFTTEPGTSLEPAIPSLKDTFRKDFGIGTALNVAQIEERDPKTTEFIAQQFNMATPENVMKSALLHPKWDTYTFEMGDKLIDFGKKHNIKINGHTLIWHSQLPAFVRGIHSQDSIRTFFTEHIKTVAGHYRGKVFSWDVVNEALNEDGTLRKSVFLQHLGENYITDAFRLAQEASPGTELYYNDYNNEQPAKRAGCIAIIKKIKDAGVRIDGVGIQGHWHVGRVPLKDIEESINQYAALGLKVMFTELDLEVLPRNFQGADVGQRMTANATSNPYPNALPDSVQHQLAADYEALFKLFLKHKNNVSRVTFWGVNDGDSWLNNWPIRGRTSYPLLFDRNDKPKPAFYKVVALAK, from the coding sequence ATGATAACCCAAAAAACCATCCTGACGCTCGGCGCAGCTGTGTTTACGCTAGCCAGCTTTACAACCGAGCCAGGTACGAGTTTGGAGCCAGCAATTCCATCGCTGAAAGATACGTTCAGGAAAGACTTCGGTATCGGAACGGCGCTAAACGTTGCCCAGATCGAAGAGCGGGACCCGAAGACGACGGAATTTATTGCCCAACAGTTCAACATGGCAACCCCCGAAAACGTCATGAAGTCGGCGCTCCTACACCCGAAATGGGATACCTACACTTTTGAGATGGGGGACAAACTAATTGATTTCGGAAAGAAGCACAACATCAAAATAAATGGGCATACCCTGATTTGGCATAGCCAGTTACCGGCTTTTGTTCGCGGGATTCACAGTCAGGATTCAATTCGAACGTTCTTTACAGAGCACATCAAAACGGTAGCTGGTCATTATCGCGGTAAAGTATTCTCGTGGGATGTCGTCAACGAAGCGCTCAATGAAGATGGGACGCTGCGGAAGTCGGTGTTTCTGCAACATCTGGGCGAAAACTACATTACCGATGCGTTCCGGCTCGCTCAGGAGGCCTCGCCCGGAACGGAACTGTATTATAACGACTACAACAACGAGCAGCCCGCCAAACGGGCCGGTTGTATCGCTATTATCAAGAAGATCAAAGACGCCGGTGTACGCATCGATGGCGTAGGCATTCAGGGACACTGGCACGTCGGACGAGTACCGCTGAAAGACATTGAGGAAAGCATCAATCAGTACGCAGCTCTGGGTTTGAAAGTGATGTTTACGGAGTTGGATCTCGAAGTATTGCCCCGAAATTTTCAGGGAGCCGATGTCGGCCAGCGCATGACAGCCAACGCCACATCCAACCCGTACCCCAACGCCTTGCCCGATAGCGTACAGCACCAACTAGCCGCTGATTATGAAGCTCTTTTTAAGTTGTTTCTTAAACACAAAAACAACGTTTCGCGCGTAACATTCTGGGGTGTAAACGATGGTGATAGCTGGCTGAACAACTGGCCAATCCGGGGTCGAACCAGCTATCCATTACTGTTTGATCGGAATGACAAGCCCAAACCAGCTTTTTATAAGGTAGTAGCGCTGGCAAAGTAA
- a CDS encoding glycoside hydrolase family 43 protein: MTYQSLLQRSYKTFTLAALVGGSLTALAQTNGGKNPISQPLVSHIYTADPSAHVFNGKIYIYPSHDIDAKDVKEDDEGGHFAMRDYHVLSMDKIGGPVKDNGVALDLKDVPWAGRQLWAPDATYKNGTYYLFFPAKDKQDIFRIGVATSKNPTGPFKAEPEPIKGSYSIDPTVFQDTDGKAYLYFGGIWGGQLQRWDGNQYNASGALKKKDEVAYLPRVARLSDDMKSFAEPVREIQLLDEAGKPFLEKDNDKRFFEAAWIHKYNGKYYFSYSTGDTHNLCYAIGDNPYGPFTYKGIVLKPVLGWTNHHSIVQVGPKWYLFYHDVQLSGKTHLRNVKVTELTHNADGTIKTIDAYK, from the coding sequence ATGACATACCAATCTCTTCTACAACGTTCCTATAAAACCTTCACGCTAGCTGCCTTAGTCGGTGGATCACTGACTGCTCTGGCCCAAACCAATGGCGGTAAAAACCCGATTTCTCAACCTCTGGTATCGCACATTTACACGGCTGACCCGTCGGCCCACGTTTTTAACGGCAAAATATACATTTATCCGTCGCACGACATCGATGCGAAGGACGTAAAGGAAGATGATGAGGGTGGGCACTTTGCCATGCGCGATTATCACGTTTTGTCGATGGATAAAATTGGCGGTCCGGTTAAAGACAACGGCGTCGCACTAGACCTCAAGGATGTTCCTTGGGCGGGGCGTCAGTTGTGGGCTCCCGACGCGACTTATAAAAACGGCACGTACTACCTATTCTTCCCAGCTAAGGACAAACAGGATATTTTCCGTATTGGCGTAGCAACCAGCAAAAATCCGACCGGACCGTTCAAAGCTGAACCCGAACCAATCAAGGGTAGCTACAGCATCGACCCGACCGTGTTTCAGGATACCGACGGCAAAGCCTATTTGTATTTCGGGGGTATCTGGGGCGGTCAGTTGCAGCGATGGGATGGCAACCAGTACAACGCGAGTGGGGCTTTGAAAAAGAAAGACGAGGTTGCCTACCTACCCCGCGTGGCCCGGCTGAGCGACGATATGAAGTCGTTTGCGGAACCCGTTCGGGAGATCCAACTGCTGGATGAGGCTGGCAAACCGTTTCTGGAAAAAGACAATGACAAACGCTTTTTCGAAGCGGCCTGGATTCACAAGTACAACGGCAAATACTACTTCTCGTATTCGACCGGCGACACGCACAACCTCTGCTACGCCATCGGCGATAATCCTTACGGACCTTTTACGTATAAAGGCATCGTGCTAAAGCCAGTCCTAGGCTGGACGAATCACCATTCTATTGTTCAGGTAGGACCTAAATGGTATCTATTCTACCACGATGTGCAGCTCTCCGGCAAAACGCACCTCCGGAATGTGAAAGTGACGGAACTGACGCACAATGCGGATGGGACGATCAAAACGATTGATGCGTATAAATAA